One Rosa chinensis cultivar Old Blush chromosome 3, RchiOBHm-V2, whole genome shotgun sequence DNA window includes the following coding sequences:
- the LOC112192240 gene encoding 4-alpha-glucanotransferase DPE2, protein MVELGLSRASKPVSVSFRIPYYTQWGQSLVVCGSEPVLGSWNVKRGLQLSPVHQGDELIWFGTISVPKGFGSCEYSYYVVDDDRNVLRWEMGSKRRLLLPQAIQEGELLHFHDFWQVGADAIPFRSAFKDVIFRGDWSLEVEKPLGVIQNSLQNDDSVLVHFKICCPNIEEGTSIYITGSTSKLGNWKAQDGLKLSYSGESTWHKDCVLLKGDFPIKYKYCKYSKGGNISSETGPNREIALDSLSTEPRYLFCSDGMLREMPWRGAGVAIPMFSIRSETDLGVGEFLDLKLLVDWAAESGFHLVQLLPINDTSVYGMWWDSYPYSSLSVYALHPLYLRVQALSENIPKDIKVEIQKAKEELEGKDVDYEATLTTKLSIAKKIFAQEKDKILSSNSFQKFFSENQEWLKPYAAFCFLRDFFETSDHSQWGRFSQFSIEKLEKLISKDSIHYCEICFHYYIQFHLHMQLSEAAEYARKKGVVLKGDLPIGVGRDSVDTWVYPNLFRMNTSTGAPPDYFDKNGQNWGFPTYNWDEMAKDNYAWWRARLTQMAKYFTAYRIDHILGFFRIWELPEHAITGLVGKFRPSIPLSQEELEREGIWDFDRLARPYIPQEILQIKFGDSWTFVASSFLNEYQKNRYEFKEDCNTEKKIASKLKSFSGRSLLQNEDHIRHELFDILQNIVLIRDPENPRNFYPRFNLEETSSFKDLDDHCKNVLKRLYYDYYFHRQENLWHQNALKTLPALLNSSDMLACGEDLGLIPSCVYPVMQELGLIGLRIQRMPSEPDLEFGIPSRYNYMTVCAPSCHDCSTLRAWWEEDEERRQRFFSSMVGSHLLPPSRCVPEIANFILRQHFEAPSMWAIFPLQDLLILKEEYTTRPAKEETINDPTNPKHYWRYRVHVTLEALIKDKELTSIIKDLVRGSGRSHPGKQAEKQVIQESPVATTEKKQIASSKEKAQVATPLNGVPRKEAVAVPN, encoded by the exons CCAAAGGGTTTGGATCGTGCGAGTACAGTTACTACGTTGTGGATGATGATCGGAATGTTCTCCGATGGGAGATGGGAAGCAAGCGTCGGCTTCTTTTGCCTCAGGCCATTCAGGAAGGAGAGCTGCTTCACTTCCATGACTTTTGGCAG GTTGGTGCCGATGCAATTCCTTTCAGAAGTGCCTTCAAGGACGTCATCTTTCGTGGAGACTGGAGTTTGGAGGTTGAGAAACCTCTAGGAGTCATCCAAAATTCATTGCAGAATGATG ATTCTGTTCTCGTCCATTTCAAAATTTGCTGTCCAAATATAGAAGAAGGAACATCG ATTTACATTACTGGTAGTACCTCAAAGTTGGGGAATTGGAAGGCACAGGATGGGCTTAAACTGAGCTATTCTGGTGAATCTACTTGGCATAAAGACTGTGTCTTGCTGAAAGGGGACTTCCCGATAAA ATATAAGTACTGTAAATATAGCAAAGGAGGAAACATTTCTTCTGAAACTGGTCCAAACCGCGAAATTGCTCTCGACTCCTTAAGTACTGAACCAAGATACCTTTTCTGTTCAGATGGCATGTTGCGA GAAATGCCTTGGCGGGGGGCTGGTGTTGCAATCCCAATGTTCTCTATTAGATCAGAAACTGATCTTGGTGTTGGAGAGTTTCTTGACCTGAAATTACTTGTTGACTGGGCTGCAGAGTCTGGCTTTCATTTAGTTCAGCTTTTACCCATTAATGATACATCCGTGTATGGAATGTGGTGGGATTCATATCCTTACAG CTCACTTTCTGTATATGCATTGCATCCTTTATACTTGAGAGTACAGGCACTTTCAGAAAACATCCCCAAGGATATCAAG GTAGAGATTCAGAAGGCAAAAGAAGAATTGGAGGGAAAG GATGTTGATTACGAGGCTACCTTGACCACTAAACTCTCAATTGCAAAGAAAATATTTGCCCAAGAGAAGGATAAGATTCTCAGCTCCAATTCGTTCCAGAAATTTTTCTCTGAGAATCAG GAATGGTTGAAACCCTATGCGGCCTTCTGTTTTTTGCGGGACTTCTTTGAAACATCAGATCACAGTCAATGGGGTCGGTTTTCCCAGTTTTCAATAGAAAAG CTAGAGAAACTCATCTCTAAAGACAGCATTCACTATTGTGAAATTTGCTTCCATTATTACATCCAATTTCATTTGCATATGCAG CTGTCGGAAGCTGCAGAATATGCAAGAAAGAAAGGAGTAGTATTGAAAGGAGACTTGCCTATTGGTGTCGGTAGAGACAGTGTAGATACGTGGGTCTATCCAAATCTGTTTCGCATGAACACATCTACTGGAGCTCCTCCAGATTATTTtgataaaaatgggcagaactGGGGTTTCCCTACTTACAATTGGGACGAGATGGCCAAAGACAATTATGCCTGGTGGCGTGCTCGATTGACACAG ATGGCAAAATACTTTACAGCTTACCGGATTGACCATATATTGGGGTTCTTTCGTATCTGGGAACTCCCAGAGCATGCCATTACTGGTCTCGTTGGAAAATTTCGTCCTTCCATTCCTCTAAGTCAG GAAGAACTTGAAAGAGAGGGCATATGGGACTTTGATCGCTTGGCTCGTCCATATATCCCACAGGAAATTTTACAG ATTAAGTTTGGAGATTCATGGACTTTTGTTGCTTCGAGTTTTCTGAATGAATATCAGAAGAACCGCTATGAG TTTAAGGAAGACTGCAACACAGAGAAAAAAATTGCTTCCAAGCTGAAGTCATTTTCAGGAAGATCGTTGTTGCAGAATGAAGACCACATTAGGCATGAGCTCTTTGATATTTTACAG AATATAGTTCTGATAAGGGATCCAGAAAATCCAAGGAACTTCTATCCTCGCTTCAATCTCGAAGAGACTTCAAGTTTTAAGGATTTGGATGATCACTG CAAGAATGTACTGAAACGGTTATACTATGATTACTACTTCCATCGACAAGAAAATCTTTGGCATCAAAATGCATTGAAGACACTGCCTGCTCTGCTGAACTCGTCGGATATGCTAGCTTGTGGGGAAGATCTAGGGCTTATTCCTTCTTGTGTTTATCCT GTGATGCAAGAACTTGGATTAATAGGTTTACGCATTCAACGTATGCCTAGTGAGCCTGATCTGGAGTTTGGTATCCCTTCTCGATACAATTATATGACA GTGTGTGCTCCATCATGCCATGACTGTTCAACGTTGCGTGCTTGgtgggaagaagatgaagaaaggaGGCAGCGATTTTTTAGCAGTATGGTGGGATCTCACTTGTTGCCACCCAGTCGCTGTGTTCCAGAGATTGCAAATTTCATCTTAAGGCAACATTTTGAAGCTCCATCAATGTGGGCAATTTTTCCTCTTCAG GATTTGTTGATTTTGAAAGAAGAATACACAACACGCCCTGCAAAAGAGGAGACGATCAATGACCCGACAAATCCGAAGCATTATTGGAGATAtc GTGTACATGTGACATTGGAGGCTTTGATCAAGGATAAGGAGCTCACATCAATCATCAAAGACCTCGTGCGTGGAAGTGGAAGATCACATCCGGGGAAACAAGCTGAGAAACAAGTGATTCAGGAATCACCTGTTGCAACCACAGAGAAGAAGCAGATTGCCAGCAGCAAAGAAAAGGCTCAAGTGGCAACTCCACTGAACGGAGTACCGCGGAAGGAGGCTGTTGCTGTTCCTAATTAA